The following proteins are encoded in a genomic region of Planococcus lenghuensis:
- a CDS encoding DNA-directed RNA polymerase subunit alpha, whose amino-acid sequence MLEIEKPKIETVETSDDAKFGKFVVEPLERGYGTTLGNSLRRILLSSLPGAAVTSIQIEGVLHEFSAIEGVEEDVASIILNVKQLALKIYSDEEKVIEIDVKGDGTVTAADITHDSDVEILNPDLYIATLAKNGHMRMRMYANRGRGYARPDQNKREDLPIGVIPIDSIYTPVSRVNFQVENTRVGQLANYDKLTFDVWTDGSIGPKDAIALGAKILTEHLNVFVGLTDQAQTAEIMVEKEEDQKEKVLEMTIEELDLSVRSYNCLKRAGINTVHELANKSEEDMMKVRNLGRKSLEEVKVKLEDLGLGLRKED is encoded by the coding sequence ATGCTCGAAATCGAAAAACCAAAGATTGAAACGGTTGAAACCAGTGACGATGCGAAGTTCGGCAAATTCGTTGTCGAGCCGCTGGAGCGCGGATACGGTACGACATTAGGAAACTCCTTACGTCGGATTCTGTTGTCGTCTCTGCCTGGTGCTGCTGTCACATCTATTCAGATTGAAGGTGTGCTTCATGAATTCTCTGCCATTGAAGGGGTAGAAGAAGACGTGGCTTCCATCATTTTGAACGTGAAGCAACTGGCACTGAAAATTTACTCTGACGAAGAAAAAGTCATTGAAATTGACGTGAAAGGTGACGGAACGGTAACTGCAGCAGACATCACACATGACAGTGACGTTGAAATCCTGAATCCGGATTTGTATATTGCGACGCTTGCCAAAAATGGTCATATGCGTATGCGGATGTATGCGAATCGAGGGCGCGGATATGCCCGTCCTGATCAGAATAAACGGGAAGATCTTCCGATTGGCGTTATTCCGATCGACTCTATTTACACACCGGTTTCACGCGTCAATTTCCAAGTGGAGAATACACGCGTAGGCCAACTGGCCAATTATGATAAATTGACTTTCGATGTATGGACAGATGGCAGCATCGGTCCGAAAGATGCAATTGCGCTTGGCGCGAAAATTCTAACAGAACACTTGAATGTCTTCGTAGGGCTTACAGACCAGGCGCAGACGGCTGAAATCATGGTTGAAAAAGAAGAAGACCAAAAAGAGAAAGTGCTTGAGATGACCATCGAAGAGCTCGATCTATCGGTCCGTTCTTATAACTGCTTGAAGCGTGCCGGCATTAATACAGTGCATGAGCTTGCAAACAAGTCAGAAGAAGACATGATGAAAGTTCGTAACCTCGGACGCAAGTCGCTTGAAGAAGTGAAAGTGAAACTTGAAGATTTAGGTCTTGGGCTGCGTAAGGAAGACTAA
- the rplQ gene encoding 50S ribosomal protein L17, producing the protein MRKLGRTSSQRKALLRDLTTDLIVHERIQTTEARAKELRSTVEKMITLGKRGDLHARRQAAAYIRRETVTATDEAGEETTVFALQKLFNDVAPRYADRQGGYTRILKLGQRRGDGAPVVIIELV; encoded by the coding sequence ATGAGAAAGCTTGGACGCACAAGTTCTCAGCGGAAGGCACTTTTGCGTGACCTAACGACTGACTTGATCGTACATGAACGCATTCAGACAACGGAAGCCCGTGCAAAAGAACTGCGCTCAACTGTTGAAAAAATGATTACACTTGGTAAGCGCGGGGACCTGCATGCACGCCGCCAGGCAGCAGCATACATTCGCCGTGAGACTGTAACAGCAACAGACGAAGCTGGCGAAGAGACAACTGTTTTCGCATTGCAGAAACTGTTTAACGACGTGGCACCACGCTATGCAGACCGCCAAGGCGGATACACGCGGATCCTGAAACTGGGTCAGCGCCGCGGCGACGGAGCACCTGTAGTCATTATTGAATTAGTTTAA
- a CDS encoding energy-coupling factor ABC transporter ATP-binding protein: MKTEALSFTDVTFTYNPESEAGMPALQGVSFSVFSGEWIAIVGHNGSGKSTAAKLMNGLLFPQEGIVRILGDSLSETNLWDKRSKMGMVFQNPDNQFVGATVQDDVAFALENNGVPHAEMVERVQAALQQVNMAAYVNHEPHHLSGGQKQRVAIAGALALKPQLLILDEATSMLDPQGRQEVIRTIRELRKTEPVTVLSITHDLEEAALADRILVLNAGRKYKEGSPEEIFSHGSQLEELGLDLPFTMRMSHLLRASGIKIQEEHMSEQELVEELWISYCKT; encoded by the coding sequence ATGAAAACGGAAGCATTGTCATTCACTGATGTGACATTTACATATAACCCCGAAAGTGAAGCGGGGATGCCTGCATTGCAAGGTGTATCGTTTTCTGTATTCAGCGGTGAATGGATTGCAATTGTGGGTCATAATGGTTCAGGGAAGTCAACGGCCGCTAAACTGATGAACGGGCTGCTGTTCCCGCAGGAAGGGATTGTCCGTATTTTAGGAGATTCACTTTCTGAAACCAACCTATGGGATAAGCGATCAAAAATGGGAATGGTTTTTCAGAATCCCGATAATCAGTTCGTCGGTGCAACAGTACAGGATGATGTGGCTTTTGCACTTGAAAACAACGGAGTCCCGCATGCGGAAATGGTAGAGCGGGTGCAGGCTGCTTTGCAGCAAGTCAACATGGCGGCGTATGTTAATCATGAACCGCATCATCTGTCGGGCGGTCAAAAGCAACGGGTCGCGATTGCCGGCGCTCTGGCTTTAAAACCGCAATTGCTGATTCTGGATGAGGCGACTTCCATGCTTGATCCGCAGGGGCGTCAGGAAGTCATCAGGACAATCCGGGAATTGCGGAAAACCGAGCCGGTAACAGTGCTGTCGATTACACACGATTTGGAAGAAGCGGCGTTGGCCGACCGGATTCTTGTACTGAATGCCGGTAGAAAGTATAAGGAAGGCTCGCCGGAAGAGATTTTTTCTCACGGCAGTCAATTAGAGGAACTAGGGCTGGATTTACCTTTCACTATGCGGATGTCGCATTTACTTCGTGCCTCAGGTATAAAAATCCAGGAAGAACACATGTCAGAGCAGGAGCTGGTTGAAGAGTTATGGATATCTTACTGCAAAACGTAG